AATCTGCTCTTCTGTTGATTCATCGTCTTCTGGTGCCTTGGCTTCTGAAATTTAGTTTAACATTGTCTTCTGGTGACTTGGGTGTTTTCAGGCGACTGCTAGCAACCTGATAGTTCAAtccagaaggaaaaaaagactgTTTACTGATGGGACTAAGGGACGAGATGAAATAGATCTTTGGCTTTCGAGTATTCACCTCCTTCCCTTGTCAGGCCTTCTCGTCGAGAGAGTCCGGTGTTATTCCAGTTCCTGCTGTAAGCCTAAGCCTAATAAGGTTCTTTATTCCTTTTCATTTTCCCTAAAGTCCAAGGGCTGCTGCTGGATCTTGAAGAGTTTAAAAGCGAGAAAGTTTATTAGTCTTGGGTCCAGGAACCATCTCTGCTTCCGGAAGTCATTGTCACAATGTTAAGCACTTCTTTGTCACTTTAATATGGATCATCATGTTTCTCCTGATTCGGCATCTCGTCATTTGAGCCCACCGCCTTCAAGTTGGTTGAAGGTTACTGTTGATGTTGCGGTACTAAATTCCACTATTGCAACTGATCAATTAGTTAGGGACCAGACTGATTGAAGGTTTTGTCGCATGATAATCTGTGCTATTCAGCTTTTCCACTGGAAGAGGTTGTCTTTGAGGCATTGGCGTTCTGTGATAGTCtgaagttgttcttggataGGGGATGCCTTCTCAAGATGCATCACGGATGGTTgttttctatttaattttttactgAGATCCATGCTGAATGTGTCTTGTTCGTTGAACAAGGCTGCCAATGATTTGGCTTGGTTTACTGTTAGAGGAGGATGAAATTAGTGTTGGATTGATAATTTCCATCCTTTTGTTTCAGGTTTAGTGGAGTGTGAATCTCGAAAATTGTAATTGAATTCAATGAAAATGTACACTGCCAATAGTACTCATCCTCTcgcgcctctctctctctctctctcccccgaTTCATTAGATGCTTTCTCCATCTTTCAAGAACTATTATACTGTAAAAAAAGGGTTCTTACAGGTGATGTGGCTTTTTTGATGAAAGTCATAGTTTAGATCATCAGCAAGGTATAAAATTTCAaagcctaattcaatcaaatactctttttatttataaccaTGCATTCATTTCACTTTCTCACAATTCTGGATTTTCAGACCTCTGTTTTGCCTTGTGAAAAATTCTCACAAGGTAAAAACTAAACATGTGATTAGGGACCTAATAATTCTTGTCAACAAAAATTGGATCTTTCATTTGTCCATTAGTTGCTGGTTGTCGAATTAACATCAAAGAGTCAAATTTCTAGCTCTTCTGATTTCTTTCATTTACTCGTATATCTGTTCATTACATTCCAGCTCTTCCCCTGCCTTCTTTCTCCTAAGAGGGGAAAAACATTGCAAAACCAATAAATAAAGAATCACCTTCCCATGCACCAGCCAAGTGCCTCCCACCCATATAGATATGCGGCCAAGTTCTTCCTAACTCAGTGGAAATTGATCAGGGTATATGTCCCCAACAGTAATAACCGCACAGGGAATAGAAGCACAAGAAGCAAAGGCATATGCTGTGATTCAATCAACCTACTGAGCCGCTTCAATGTTTGCCTCCCATTCCTGAAGATACCAGACAAGTTGGGCTGGTGATGACCCATGTATCCCGATGCCACATGATTGTCCATGACGATACCTGCGAGGATGCTGTGAGGAGCCACAAGGGGCCACCACATTTTGCGGCGCTGTTCCCTTTTAGCCTTCCTAATGAGGTTGAGCTCATGTCTGATCACATTACGCACAGACTTGAAGTAGGAATCCATGTCATGGTCCCTGTGAATGGTGCCATCAGAGCCATAAGCTGATCGGTCACTAAGAATCTCAAGTGGGTGAGGCGAGTTCAAGAACACACTCTGTGCAGCCCAGAGTTGCTTCTCTGTATCACATGAATCTGACATGGGGCCTTGTAGAAGGTATAGACCACTACCAGATGGGAGGAGGTGGTGTTGTGGAGAGAACTTTTCTTCTGGCTGTAGGATCAGAAGCTCTCCCATGGGCCCATACAACATTTTCTGtcacaaaataaaagcaaaacaCCTATTAGTACACCTATTCAAGTCAAAAGAGTGAACGAACCCAAGGAACCAGAGGGATTCAAATTTTATATTACTACAGTAGCATTAATGTTTCATTGATTGGTAAGTTGTCTATTAATATGTaactaaaaatattttttgcctACAAAATAACAAGCCACGAACAACTAGACCAAAGTTACATTTCAATTCTCAAAACAGAATGCAGGCTATTTGCTTTGTATTTCATGAAGTTCTAACACCACCAAAATCTAAATCATTAGCACTTCCAAGACCTCTAATATAAATGGAAATATAGATTGAATATTGAGTTGTACACTGTccatatttttcaaattcaCCAAGAGTAAAAATACAATACCTGGTTGTTCAGACATGGGTGGTTACGGAAGTTGGCATTAACAGCTTTGAGAAATTCAGCCACGTGATCAGGGTAGTTGCAAGAGAAGGCTCGGGGTACAATGTCTCGGTGCATAGTAATTGCTTTAACATAACTCCGCGGCAAGCCCAACTTGTGCAGCAGCTGATCCCCTCCACACATGATAGATGGGGCACCAAATGTTATAACAGGAAGTAACGAGGATTGTGGGACTTCACCACGTATCAAAAGCATGAGACTTATAAGCAATGACAAGCTACCCCCAAGAGAATGCCCGGTGAAGCGGAAGGTTGCAGAATCACCACAAGACTTGAGGTGGGCAAGGACTTCAGGTAACATCTGTTCATACATACCTTTGGCAGCTTCATAGATCCCCCGGTGCACGGGTACATCTAGTCCCTGAACCACAAATCAGATATAATTCAAATATGAGGCTAAACTTGACTGGAAAAGAtggtcttttatttattatgtaCAAAACTCACAAGTAACGTTAAACCACTAGTAGAGAAGATAGTCTTTTGTTTGTCGTGTGCCAATCTCATTAGCAACTGTAAACCACTCAAAAGAGATGGCATGGTAGTGGCTTATACTATCAAATTAGTAGCTAATTTCTCAGACTGGTAATTAACCCttggagaaaaaataaaaaagatctgAGCAAGTAAATTAAATTTCTACCTCGAACTGAATGGGCTCAAAGAGTAGATTTGTTTGCCATGAAGCCAATGATTCTGATCCCTGCACATTAAGATATTGATAGTCATATTAAGAGACTGCAACCAAATGCATTATTAGCGCTCTAATGATAAGATGCACCAAATTGACTGTCGCACTAGACTCTGATAACTTGCTTGATTTTCAATTATCAAACAGATATTGGGAAAGGAGCACAAAAAGTCCAATGGTCTGGCTACTCTCAGTATGTATCTGACCATTTATTGATGTTAGAGCTCTAATGATAAGATGCACCAAATTGACTGTTGCACTAGAACCTGATAACTTGCTTGATTTTCAATAATCAAACAGATACTGGGAAAGGAGCACAAAAAGTCCAATGGTCTGGCTACTCTCagtatgtatcaaaccatttaaaGATGCACCAAATTGACTGTTGCACTAGACTGATAACTTGCTTGACTTTCAATAATCAAACAGATACTGGGAAAGGAGCACAAAAAGTCCAATGGTCTGGCCACTCTCAGTATGTATCTAACCATTTAACGATGTCCAAATCAATCACAGAGACTTACATTTACAGTATAGTTACCTGGGATCTGGGATGGTcgtaatgtacacagccttgcCCTCACTTCGAGGacaggctgtttcctgactcaaacccGTGTCTACTTATTCAAATCGAGCAAACTCACTGTTACAAACCCGGGGATTGTAGAATATTCTCTATTTCTATCACTCATCTAGCAACCAGTCCAAAATGAGAGTCAATCGTGTATTCAGAACGAGCAATCCCTCAGGCTTTTCAAGGGCAATCTCCAAAGAATCAGCATATAGTATCAAATTTGCTGTAAGGTGATAGAATATTTTCATATACCTGAACAACAAAGAATCTCGTCCCACTCTGGTCATCGTCACATATGAACCACTCACAGGGGGATGAATGTGCTGAGTTCAAATCTTTTGCAACAGCTTGCTTTGTTTCCTCCTCTGCTGCAACCACTGCTGTTAATGAGTTGGTAGTTTCCACAAAAGAAGCCACCTCTGAGCTTGTTATTTCAATGTTGTCAGTAGCCCCTCCATCTCTGGGAGAGTCTTCCTCTGTTTCAGCCTTTGCAGATTTAAAAGGAAGAATGCTCTTTGTTTGATAATGCAAATAGGAAGCAGCAGATGCAGCAATCTGATAGGCAGCAAATGCACTTATTTGGTGTTCATTCTTCTTTATCTGCTCCTCAGCTTCTGATGCTTCTACCGGCCTTTCTGTTTCTTGAACTTTAGCTATGGTCTCCTCTTTTTCAACATTTTTTGACTGCATTTTCTTCTCTAGTGATGAAGTAACAAAACGCAGTCCATGATATTTCAAGAGATTTCCTGGCTAaacataaaagaaggaaaaaaaaaagataccttCATCAAAAATTTTAATGGACGTGTGTCATAAAAAGATAAAGTACCCAAAATAATGGTTTCTCACAATATGAAGACAATGGTtaagaaaaaattagaatttaacCTTCCAAAATGGTGTTCCATGCATAGCACACCCACTAACAATCCTCACAAGAAACTCTAAGGACAAAAAacaaagaggggaggggaggaatcAGAAACAAAGGTTTCCAAGAGACGGCATCTACAGACAGGGAAAATAGCATCACAATTTTTCCAGATCTTCCTTTTTAGGCACAAATGTAGCATTCTCTGATAAGTAGCTTCATTTGCAATTGCTTTGATCTAATTAGAGGAATCCAGAACCCACTACTATTTCACTAAAATCCTACCTAACAAAACAGTAAATGGCTTCAAGCCAAATCCTTACTGAGACATCCATTTCAGATTGTAGCAAGCCTGTAAAATTTGCATATAGGCAAGTCGCTCAAATGCAGACACCATGCCAGTCAATGAAATTAAAGTGTGTAAACGAAACAAAAGCTGAGCATGGGTTCCTCGATTTCCAGTCTCTTACAACACAAAATTATCATTTCCAAGATTCAATTCTCAGCAAATTGGAAACTGATTATAGAAAAAATAATGggcaaaaataaaatctatgcAAAGGAAATTGAGCAATTGAGCAGGAATGGATTTGCCAATAGGAGTGTACCTTGATTTGGGGTATGGAATAAGCTAAGTTCCCCAAGTAAGACATTTGAGCGTACAACTTGGTTTCTGCCAAGGACACCCGGCGGAGCAACCTGGAGAAAGAATCCCTATCAAATTTGATCTCTTGCTGCTCAGCCTTCTCTTGCTTCTCCTCTTCATCAACACTACAAACTCCAGAATCCCCGTCATGGCAACAAGAACATCCGCGGCTTCGACTGCTCACCGCATCGTCGTCAATGTTCTCCTCCTCTCGCCCCCCTAATTTCTCAACATTAGAGTAACCCTGTTCCGACCACAGAGACCTGACATGAAGAATTTTCAAGACCCAACTTTCCGGGTTATCACCGGACGTCATGGGCTCGTCCTCATCACCGTTACCGTTGTGGTCCCCATCACCGGCAATTAATTGTTTGTCGTGTCCATTCCCGACGATAACAACAGCATCGTCGCGGGCGGCACCGCCATTGGGTTCCCCAGTCCCAGCACTGTGCCAGAGAGATATAAAAGGGTACGTAAAGGAAAACCTCGAGGACGAAGAGGGTCTTTGAGGAGGCGCAACGGTGGCGGTCGAATTCTCCAGAGAAATTCCATCGGAGTTGGTGGCACGGCCCAGAGCGCAGAAATGCACCGGATGCGACCGACCCTCGACAGCTCCGACGGCAGATATGGGCGAGGAGAACCCCGCCGCTTGAATCCCTGCTTTGAAACACAGGCTGTCCATTCTTAAATCTTtcactctgtctctctctctctcaagtctcaaagGACCAGAAGAAACGaaaatttagaattgaaatgGGATTTTAACGAGCAAGTCCGAAGTGCAAGGCGATTGCTCGACCCTGAATCTCTGAAACAGCGAAAGAGGTACCAAACCCAacacccttttctctctttcttgcaCGCTCTGCGCATTACCAGGATAAATCAAAACCGGTGACCAACCGTACGTAACGTCTCTCTTCCTCCTCAAAATAACAAACTAAATTAAGTATTTGATTATTTGATAAAGCAACTTTTATTCCTGATTTTGAACCTCTCTTAAAAGTCTGATCTGAAGCTGAGCGGCAAAAGCCCCTTCTtgcgttctctctctctctctctctctctctctctctctctctctctctatgaaattctgaaaattttgagttttgcTGGGAGCTTGGGGAACTTTGGGGGCTGGGTTATAATGTGTGTCGCGTACGGCTTTTTTTAGTGTGTGTGAAAGACGTGTCAGAACAGAACAGTGGTGGTTGTGGACCAATTGCCTGAAATATCCAGAGACGGCCACGTCATCAGTGCAGGTGACATTAACACTCATCGGTGACGTGTTTCTAAAGCGCCGTGTTTCTTTCTGTCTTATCATTGcccctgtctctctctctctctcatctggaCACGTATTCGTAGACGTATCTATGAACTCGTGTTGGCACattgccttagttgttaagctACCAGACCCCAAATATGGTGTATAATACATCCTACTAGTGGGCTGTACTGTACAGTATTAAACTTGACTTAATGGACCCCCCACTTTGGCCTTCCTTCACTGTCCAAAAAAGATTATCTTGGATTGGGTATTTCCTTTTTACAGTATAATTGTACAAGACTTTGGTGGGCATTTAAATTGTTAAATAAAATTGACATTATCTATATTTAAAGACTAATTGCTGCAAGAATAAGGGTTTgatagagattaaaaaaaatttagataacAAGCTTTTTGGATCGGATTCTTTCATTGAGGGGTTTTCTaagttatttttcttaaaaacgAGGGTTGAAATCATCTACAATttcgatcttgtacaatttcgtgcaataccactttcaggcg
This Macadamia integrifolia cultivar HAES 741 chromosome 10, SCU_Mint_v3, whole genome shotgun sequence DNA region includes the following protein-coding sequences:
- the LOC122091382 gene encoding phospholipase A1 PLIP2, chloroplastic-like; the encoded protein is MDSLCFKAGIQAAGFSSPISAVGAVEGRSHPVHFCALGRATNSDGISLENSTATVAPPQRPSSSSRFSFTYPFISLWHSAGTGEPNGGAARDDAVVIVGNGHDKQLIAGDGDHNGNGDEDEPMTSGDNPESWVLKILHVRSLWSEQGYSNVEKLGGREEENIDDDAVSSRSRGCSCCHDGDSGVCSVDEEEKQEKAEQQEIKFDRDSFSRLLRRVSLAETKLYAQMSYLGNLAYSIPQIKPGNLLKYHGLRFVTSSLEKKMQSKNVEKEETIAKVQETERPVEASEAEEQIKKNEHQISAFAAYQIAASAASYLHYQTKSILPFKSAKAETEEDSPRDGGATDNIEITSSEVASFVETTNSLTAVVAAEEETKQAVAKDLNSAHSSPCEWFICDDDQSGTRFFVVQGSESLASWQTNLLFEPIQFEGLDVPVHRGIYEAAKGMYEQMLPEVLAHLKSCGDSATFRFTGHSLGGSLSLLISLMLLIRGEVPQSSLLPVITFGAPSIMCGGDQLLHKLGLPRSYVKAITMHRDIVPRAFSCNYPDHVAEFLKAVNANFRNHPCLNNQKMLYGPMGELLILQPEEKFSPQHHLLPSGSGLYLLQGPMSDSCDTEKQLWAAQSVFLNSPHPLEILSDRSAYGSDGTIHRDHDMDSYFKSVRNVIRHELNLIRKAKREQRRKMWWPLVAPHSILAGIVMDNHVASGYMGHHQPNLSGIFRNGRQTLKRLSRLIESQHMPLLLVLLFPVRLLLLGTYTLINFH